One Camelina sativa cultivar DH55 chromosome 3, Cs, whole genome shotgun sequence genomic window carries:
- the LOC104772668 gene encoding ninja-family protein AFP2 has translation MGEASRQQRAWNREMTVTTNLSLDINKYPRDLLRGFMSENGVGGVGGGVGETDCDDEAAIELNLGLSLGGRFGVDKTPRKLKRSSSVIGTLPFDDSTATVTGMEEAEPENYTVGLVRTTSLPAEMEEEWRKRKEMQSLRRMEAKRRRCEKQSLRVGNSDDQTVSFENERWVTASKSGFLQRHLVSSNRQLCVDSDGGGGATGGGSSSSLSELDNKNQQGSSNSCNDERSPKIVAGCSSNSGSNGTEKPNSVARGNKVSENENEKGVRSEDSVDRKGKGMMATSTTGLFDMPCVFTKGDGPNGRRVDGILYKYGKGEEVRIMCICHGSFLTPAEFVKHGGGGDVDRPLRHIVVNTSSSTF, from the exons ATGGGGGAAGCAAGTAGACAACAAAGGGCATGGAACAGAGAAATGACCGTTACGACAAATCTTTCTCTAGACATAAATAAATACCCGAGAGATCTGTTACGAGGTTTCATGTCTGAAAACGGTGTTGGAGGTGTAGGTGGAGGAGTAGGAGAAACAGACTGCGATGACGAGGCTGCGATCGAGTTGAATCTTGGTTTGTCTTTAGGAGGTCGATTCGGAGTTGACAAGACTCCTCGGAAGCTCAAACGATCTTCCTCTGTTATCGGAACTCTTCCGTTTGATGACTCTACGGCGACTGTAACGGGGATGGAGGAGGCTGAGCCGGAGAATTACACTGTCGGTTTAGTGAGAACGACGTCGTTACCGGCGGAGATGGAGGAGGAATGGAGGAAAAGGAAAGAGATGCAGTCTTTGAGGAGAATGGAAGCTAAGAGGAGGAGATGCGAGAAACAGAGTTTGAGAGTTGGGAATTCTGATGACCAAACGGTGTCCTTCGAGAATGAGAGATGGGTCACTGCGAGCAAAAGTGGGTTTTTGCAGAGACATTTGGTTTCTTCTAATAGGCAACTCTGTGTTGATTCCGATGGCGGAGGCGGAGCAACAGGAGGAGGTAGCTCATCTAGCTTATCAGAGCTGGACAACAAGAATCAACAAG GATCATCAAACAGTTGTAATGATGAAAGAAGCCCGAAGATCGTGGCAGGATGTTCATCTAATAGCGGAAGCAACGGAACAGAGAAACCAAATAGTGTGGCAAGAGGCAACAAAGTgagtgagaatgagaatgagaaaggaGTGAGAAGTGAGGACTCGGTGGATAGGAAAGGCAAAGGGATGATGGCTACCTCTACTACTGGTTTGTTTGACATGCCGTGTGTGTTTACGAAAGGGGACGGGCCAAACGGGAGACGAGTTGACGGCATTCTATACAAGTACGGGAAAGGAGAGGAAGTGAGGATAATGTGCATTTGCCACGGCAGTTTCTTGACACCAGCTGAGTTTGTTAAACACGGTGGCGGAGGAGATGTGGATCGTCCTCTTCGCCATATCGTTGTCAACACTTCTTCTTCGACCTTTTAA
- the LOC104772672 gene encoding probable inactive purple acid phosphatase 1, producing MRGSIVAILVTVVSVLGAIQEVNSDKDQPLSGIAIHKTTFHLNVKAYVKASPTVLGSNGQHSELVLVKYSSPEPSDDDWIGVFSPADFNASTCPGDNKMVQTPRLCSAPIKFQYANFSNPRYNNTGIGSLKLQLINQRSDFSFALFSGGLLDPKLVAISNKVAFENPNAPVYPRLALGKEWDEMTVTWTSGYGLNLAQPVVEWGIKGGESKLSPAATLTFGRNSMCGAPARTVGWRDPGYIHTAFLKELWPNSKYTYRVGHRVSSGAFIWSKEYQFKSSPFPGQNSLQQVVIFGDMGKAEVDGSNEYNDFQRASLNTTKQLIRDLKKTDAVFHIGDICYANGYLSQWDQFIAQIEPIASTVPYMIASGNHERDWPNSGSFYQGLDSGGECGVPAETMFYVAAQNRAKFWYSSDYGMFRFCVADTEHDWREGTEQYNFIEHCLASVDRKQQPWLIFIAHRVLGYSSTSFYAEKGSFAEPMGRDSLQKLWQKYKVDIAVYGHAHNYERTCPVYQSVCTTHEKNNYKGPLNGTIHIVAGGGGAGLAEFSDLQPNWSLVRDKDYGFVKLTAVDHSNLLFEYKKSSDGRVHDSFTISRDYRDILACAVDSCPATTLAS from the exons ATGAGAGGATCGATTGTTGCAATATTGGTGACTGTTGTATCAGTTCTTGGAGCAATTCAAGAAGTGAATTCTGATAAAGACCAACCTTTATCAGGAATTGCTATCCATAAAACAACATTCCATCTCAATGTAAAAGCTTATGTCAAAGCCTCTCCAACAGTTCTTGGATCTAAT ggtCAACATAGTGAATTGGTGTTGGTTAAATATAGTTCTCCGGAACCATCAGATGATGATTGGATTGGAGTGTTTTCTCCTGCAGATTTCAA TGCATCTACTTGTCCAGGAGATAACAAAATGGTGCAAACACCTCGACTATGTTCTGCGCCAATCAAG TTTCAATATGCAAACTTTAGTAATCCAAGATACAACAATACTGGAATAGGTTCCTTGAAGCTTCAACTGATCAACCAGAGATCAGATTTCTCATTCGCGCTCTTTTCTGGCGGTTTGTTGGAT CCAAAGCTTGTGGCCATCTCAAACAAAGTAGCCTTTGAGAACCCAAATGCACCAGTTTACCCGCGATTAGCACTAGGCAAAGAATGGGATGAA ATGACAGTAACATGGACTAGTGGTTATGGACTCAACCTAGCTCAACCTGTTGTTGAGTGGGGCATTAAAGGAGGAGAGAGTAAACTCTCACCTGCTGCGACATTGACCTTCGGGCGTAACAGCATGTGCGGTGCTCCTGCAAGAACGGTGGGATGGCGTGATCCCGGATACATACACACAGCTTTCCTCAAAGAGTTATGGCCTAATTCCAA GTATACCTACAGAGTTGGGCATAGAGTGTCCAGTGGTGCATTTATCTGGAGTAAAGAGTACCAGTTCAAATCTTCTCCTTTCCCGGGACAAAACTCTCTCCAACAAGTTGTTATCTTTGGAGACATGGGAAAG GCTGAAGTTGATGGCTCGAACGAGTACAACGATTTCCAACGTGCTTCTCTCAACACCACAAAGCAACTTATTAGAGACTTAAAGAAGACTGATGCAGTATTCCACATTGGAGATATATGTTACGCAAATGGATATCTTTCTCAATGGGACCAATTCATAGCACAGATTGAGCCAATTGCTTCCACTGTTCCATACATGATTGCAAG CGGAAACCATGAACGTGACTGGCCCAACTCAGGTTCATTTTACCAGGGTTTAGACTCTGGAGGAGAATGTGGTGTACCAGCTGAGACAATGTTCTACGTAGCTGCTCAAAACAGAGCCAAGTTCTGGTACTCAAGTGACTACGGAATGTTTAGGTTCTGTGTGGCTGACACAGAACATGACTGGAGAGAAGGAACAGAGCAATACAACTTCATCGAGCACTGTCTAGCATCAGTTGATAGGAAACAGCAGCCGTGGCTGATATTCATTGCTCACCGTGTGCTCGGTTACTCCTCCACATCGTTCTATGCAGAAAAAGGCTCTTTTGCCGAACCAATGGGAAGAGACAGTCTTCAAAAGCTATGGCAGAAGTACAAAGTCGACATTGCAGTCTATGGCCACGCACATAACTACGAGAGAACATGCCCGGTTTATCAG aGTGTATGTACGACTCATGAGAAGAACAACTACAAAGGTCCGTTGAATGGGACGATCCACATTGTTGCTGGAGGTGGAGGAGCTGGTCTTGCTGAATTCTCTGATCTTCAACCTAACTGGAGTCTTGTAAGAGATAAAGATTACGGATTCGTTAAACTTACAGCGGTTGATCACTCTAACCTTCTGTTCGAGTATAAGAAGAGCAGTGATGGACGAGTCCATGATTCTTTCACAATATCAAGAGACTACAGAGATATCTTAGCTTGTGCTGTTGATAGTTGCCCTGCAACAACACTTGCTTCATAG
- the LOC104772682 gene encoding defensin-like protein 260, translating to MKTVSLKLLLLVSLLVAVVENGVSIQSNGSSLNKNSCIPTCSGCEGARGGRGDPGPPPTCCKKDSDCDKYCPEGGFCRCNCVCKMVKVMNFNNVQCQTDNDCNMKCSKQGYCKLAF from the exons ATGAAGACCGTTTCCTTAAAGCTTTTGTTATTGGTTTCTTTACTTGTTGCTGTTGTCg AAAATGGAGTTAGCATTCAAAGTAATGGAAGTTCTCTTAACAAAAACTCTTGTATACCAACATGCAGCGGCTGCGAAGGTGCTCGTGGTGGTCGTGGTGATCCCGGTCCACCACCTACTTGTTGTAAGAAGGATAGTGACTGTGATAAGTATTGCCCAGAGGGAGGTTTTTGCAGATGCAATTGCGTTTGTAAAATGGTTAAAGTGATGAATTTTAATAATGTTCAATGCCAAACAGATAATGATTGCAACATGAAATGTTCAAAGCAAGGGTATTGCAAATTGGCATTTTAA
- the LOC104772722 gene encoding factor of DNA methylation 4-like encodes MYSRRELEDLEYRYYSDMKDGSRKVKISESLFRCPFCYRDRKRDYQFDDLLRHASGIGGSSRTKDGREKARHLALERYMRKYLRPLERLDSTPTPDISSLPKEDLTGKWISTLSTFEGELIENSSSPYTAQAEPKSVSVDDPGLSGGERPIFSDKPNSSFSNEDKSYPAKRPCLIAGVKEEEEPVQQIGLSHGVKFSPKFPQRLDSLAAGNGDQMFVHPWKGILANIKRIFNEKTRRYAGESGSKIREDMANKGFNPLKVTPLWNGRLGFTGFAVVDFGKDWDGFRNATMFEKHFEVNHCGKRDYDLTRYRGDKLYGWVAKQDDYYSRHYIGDHLRKQGDLKSVSGKEAEDQRKTLSLVSNLENTLETQSSSLQQMESVYKETSSALEKIMREKDEMIDRHNEQMSIMQQTARDYLASVYEEHENASLHLEAQRKAYEDREKYLDTCQAKNKTERRKLQWQKQKNLMAMQEQQKADEDMMRLAEQQQREKDELRKKVRELEQQIDAEQALELEIERMRGDLQVMGHMQEGESEDPIIKKMIETTKEELKDKEEEWEFQESIYQALVVKHGYTNDELQDARKALINSMRQLTVRAYIGVKRMGALDEKPFQKLAKEKYPAKEADEKAAELYSLWEEHLGDSAWHPIKVVVKDGNPKEELNEEDEKLQELRKELGEEVYAAVTQALKERNEYNGSGRYIVPELWNFKENRKATLTEGIVYLVNLWKQKKPKPKRR; translated from the exons ATGTATTCTAGAAGAGAGCTGGAGGATTTGGAGTACAGATACTACAGTGATATGAAAGATGGTTCAAGGAAGGTCAAAATCTCAGAGTCTCTGTTCAGATGTCCCTTCTGCTACAGAGATCGAAAGCGTGATTACCAGTTTGATGACTTGCTTCGACATGCTTCTGGTATTGGCGGTAGTTCCCGCACTAAGGATGGCCGAGAGAAAGCTAGACATTTAGCACTCGAGAGATATATGAGGAAGTATCTCCGCCCTCTGGAAAGACTCGATTCTACTCCAACTCCAGatatctcttctcttcctaAAGAGGATTTAACTGGAAAGTGGATATCTACTTTGTCAACTTTTGAAGGAGAACTGATTGAAAATTCTAGTTCACCATATACTGCTCAAGCTGAACCCAAGTCTGTCTCAGTAGATGATCCTGGACTAAGTGGTGGAGAAAGACCAATATTTTCTGATAAACCAAACTCCTCATTTAGCAATGAAGACAAATCATACCCTGCCAAAAGACCTTGCCTAATTGCTGGtgtgaaagaggaagaagaacctGTCCAACAGATTGGTCTCAGCCATGGTGTTAAGTTTTCTCCAAAATTTCCTCAAAGGCTGGATTCTTTGGCTGCTGGTAACGGGGATCAGATGTTTGTGCATCCCTGGAAAGGTATCCTGGCGAACATCAAAAGAATTTTTAATGAGAAAACAAGAAGGTATGCTGGTGAGAGTGGAAGCAAGATAAGGGAAGATATGGCCAACAAAGGGTTTAATCCCCTCAAAGTCACGCCACTGTGGAACGGAAGACTTGGTTTTACTGGTTTTGCTGTTGTTGACTTTGGTAAAGATTGGGACGGATTCAGAAACGCCACCATGTTTGAGAAACACTTTGAAGTCAATCATTGTGGGAAGAGAGACTATGATCTCACTCGTTATCGAGGTGATAAACTTTATGGTTGGGTAGCAAAACAAGATGACTACTATTCAAGACATTATATTGGTGACCACCTCAGGAAACAAGGGGACTTGAAGAGTGTTTCTGGTAAAGAGGCAGAAGATCAAAGAAAGACATTGTCACTGGTCTCAAACTTGGAAAACACACTGGAGACCCAAAGCAGTAGTCTTCAACAAATGGAGAGCGTATACAAAGAAACCAGTTCAGCGCTTGAGAAAATAATGAGAGAGAAGGATGAAATGATCGACAGACATAATGAAC AAATGAGTATTATGCAGCAAACTGCCCGTGATTATTTGGCCAGTGTTTACGAAGAACATGAAAACGCCTCTCTTCATCTGGAAGCTCAAAGGAAAGCATATGAAGACCGGGAGAAATATCTAGATACGTGTCAAGCTAAGAATAAGACTGAGCGGAGAAAGCTTCAATGGCAAAAACAAAAG AACTTAATGGCAATGCAAGAGCAACAAAAAGCTGATGAAGACATGATGAGATTGGCAGAACAGCAACAG AGGGAGAAAGATGAATTACGCAAGAAAGTTCGTGAGCTGGAGCAGCAGATCGATGCTGAGCAGGCATTGGAGCTAGAGATAGAGCGTATGAGGGGTGACTTGCAGGTCATGGGACACATGCAAGAAGGTGAAAGTGAAGATCCAATAATAAAGAAGATGATAGAAACGACAAAGGAAGAACTGAAGGACAAAGAAGAGGAGTGGGAATTCCAAGAGTCAATCTATCAAGCTCTTGTTGTAAAACATGGCTACACTAACGATGAGCTACAGGATGCGCGCAAGGCTTTGATCAAT TCAATGCGACAGTTGACCGTACGAGCTTACATTGGTGTGAAGAGAATGGGAGCATTGGATGAGAAACCATTCCAAAAACTAGCTAAAGAGAAATATCCAGCCAAAGAAGCTGATGAAAAAGCCGCAGAGCTCTATTCCTTGTGGGAAGAGCACTTGGGAGACTCGGCTTGGCATCCGATTAAGGTCGTCGTAAAAGATGGAAACCCGAAG GAAGAActtaatgaagaagatgagaagctACAAGAGCTGAGGAAAGAATTGGGGGAGGAAGTGTATGCAGCTGTGACACAAGCGCTAAAAGAAAGGAACGAGTATAATGGCAGTGGAAGGTACATAGTGCCTGAGCTTTggaattttaaagaaaacagaaaagctACTCTCACGGAGGGAATTGTTTATCTGGTCAACTTGTGGAAACAGAAGAAGCCGAAGCCGAAGCGTAGATAA